A window from Mesorhizobium sp. WSM2240 encodes these proteins:
- a CDS encoding acyl-CoA dehydrogenase, producing the protein MISVDRADIAFQLFNALPTASLSALPRFADYDRAAIDGVLDMAERIAMDHFLPHAADLDMNEPKFVDGKVVMDERIGAALAAYREAGFFGAGFDHELGGAQMPETVRSAMGFIFSMANIATAAYPFLTTAAANLIDAFGSPEQKARFLKPMAEGRFFGTMCLSEPQAGSSLADITTRAEPQEDGSYFLTGRKMWISGGDQEISENIVHMVLAKIPGSPPGVKGISLFIVPKFLVEEDGSIGALNGVALAGLNHKMGYCGTTNAALNLGEDGPCRGYLVGDPDKGLVYMFQMMNEARIGVGLGATALGAAGYRASLAYARERLQGRHPDDKDAASPQIPIIEHADVKRLLLAQKTAVEGSLALLLYAAFLVDAIKAAPSEEARHETRILLDLLTPIAKSWPSEFCLEANKHAIQVLGGYGYTRDYPVERLYRDNRLNPIHEGTHGIQALDLLGRKVMQENGAGMKTLAARIMADVTQAHGVEGLTAHAADLAAHLAETVATTGKLAAKVGSDPRLGLANATIYLDMMGHVVIAWMWLRQAMAATRKLGSPDPDRNFLDGKLAACRYFFTYELPKTRTQRALLDSLDDTTLKMRPEWF; encoded by the coding sequence ATGATCTCGGTCGACCGCGCAGACATCGCCTTCCAGCTTTTCAACGCTCTCCCCACGGCGAGCCTCTCCGCATTGCCGCGTTTTGCGGATTATGACCGCGCCGCGATCGACGGCGTTCTCGACATGGCGGAACGGATCGCTATGGATCATTTCCTGCCGCACGCTGCCGATCTCGACATGAACGAACCGAAATTCGTCGATGGAAAAGTGGTCATGGACGAGCGCATCGGCGCCGCACTCGCGGCCTATCGCGAGGCCGGGTTCTTCGGCGCCGGCTTCGATCATGAACTGGGCGGCGCGCAGATGCCGGAAACCGTGCGCAGCGCCATGGGCTTCATCTTCTCCATGGCCAATATCGCCACCGCCGCCTATCCGTTCCTGACTACGGCCGCCGCCAATCTGATCGACGCCTTCGGCTCGCCGGAGCAGAAGGCGCGCTTCCTGAAGCCCATGGCGGAGGGACGATTTTTCGGCACCATGTGCCTTTCGGAGCCGCAAGCCGGCTCCTCGCTTGCCGACATCACGACCAGAGCCGAACCGCAGGAGGACGGCTCCTATTTCCTGACCGGCAGGAAGATGTGGATCTCGGGCGGCGACCAGGAGATTTCCGAAAACATCGTCCACATGGTGCTGGCGAAAATCCCCGGCAGCCCGCCCGGCGTGAAGGGCATCTCGCTTTTCATCGTGCCGAAGTTCCTGGTCGAGGAGGACGGCTCGATCGGTGCACTCAACGGCGTGGCGCTTGCCGGCCTGAACCACAAGATGGGCTATTGCGGCACGACCAACGCCGCGCTCAATTTAGGCGAGGACGGCCCCTGCCGCGGCTATCTGGTCGGCGATCCCGACAAGGGCCTGGTCTACATGTTCCAGATGATGAACGAGGCGCGTATCGGCGTCGGGCTGGGCGCCACAGCTCTCGGCGCGGCTGGTTACCGCGCCTCGCTGGCCTATGCCCGCGAGCGCCTGCAAGGCCGTCATCCGGACGACAAGGATGCCGCGTCGCCGCAAATCCCGATCATCGAGCACGCCGACGTGAAGCGTCTGCTGCTCGCCCAGAAAACCGCCGTGGAAGGCTCGCTGGCGCTGCTGCTCTACGCCGCTTTCCTGGTCGACGCGATCAAGGCGGCGCCCAGCGAGGAGGCGCGGCACGAGACGCGTATCCTGCTCGACCTTCTGACCCCGATCGCAAAATCCTGGCCGTCGGAATTCTGCCTCGAAGCCAACAAGCACGCGATCCAGGTGCTCGGCGGATATGGCTACACGCGCGACTATCCCGTCGAGCGGCTCTATCGCGACAATCGCCTGAACCCGATCCATGAAGGCACGCATGGCATCCAGGCGCTCGACCTGCTCGGCCGCAAGGTGATGCAGGAGAACGGCGCCGGCATGAAGACGCTCGCCGCAAGGATCATGGCCGATGTTACGCAGGCACATGGCGTCGAGGGCTTGACCGCCCATGCCGCCGATCTGGCCGCGCACCTCGCCGAAACCGTCGCCACCACCGGCAAGCTCGCGGCAAAGGTCGGCTCCGACCCACGCCTCGGCCTCGCCAATGCGACGATCTACCTCGACATGATGGGCCATGTGGTGATCGCCTGGATGTGGCTGCGCCAGGCGATGGCTGCGACGCGCAAGCTCGGCTCGCCGGATCCGGACCGGAATTTCCTCGACGGCAAACTGGCCGCCTGCCGCTATTTCTTCACCTACGAACTGCCGAAGACCCGCACCCAGCGCGCACTCCTCGACAGCCTTGACGACACCACGCTGAAGATGCGGCCGGAGTGGTTCTGA
- a CDS encoding CarD family transcriptional regulator: MATTTPQKKSAVRHGFKTSEYIVYPAHGVGQIVSIDEQEVAGHKLELFVIDFAKDKMRLKVPVAKATAIGMRKLSETDYVDRALKVLQGRARVKRTMWSRRAQEYDAKINSGDLLSISEVVRDLYRADNQPEQSYSERQLYEAALDRMAREIAAVNRVSETEAVRMIETNLNKGPKRGAKADNEEAEVAEQEEAA; this comes from the coding sequence ATGGCAACCACAACCCCGCAGAAGAAGTCCGCAGTCCGGCACGGGTTCAAGACCAGCGAATACATCGTTTATCCGGCGCATGGCGTCGGCCAGATCGTGTCGATCGACGAGCAGGAAGTCGCGGGCCACAAGCTTGAGCTCTTCGTCATCGATTTCGCCAAGGACAAGATGCGGCTGAAAGTGCCGGTCGCCAAGGCGACCGCCATCGGCATGCGCAAGCTGTCCGAGACCGACTATGTCGACCGCGCGCTCAAGGTCCTGCAGGGCCGTGCGCGCGTCAAGCGCACCATGTGGTCGCGCCGGGCGCAGGAATACGATGCGAAGATCAATTCGGGCGACCTGCTTTCTATCTCGGAAGTGGTGCGCGACCTGTACCGCGCCGATAACCAGCCCGAGCAGTCTTATTCCGAACGCCAGCTCTACGAAGCGGCGCTCGACCGCATGGCGCGCGAGATCGCCGCGGTCAATCGCGTCTCCGAGACCGAAGCGGTGCGGATGATCGAGACCAACCTGAACAAGGGTCCGAAGCGCGGCGCCAAGGCTGACAATGAGGAAGCCGAGGTCGCGGAACAGGAAGAAGCCGCATAA